A segment of the Sulfurovum indicum genome:
TCCATCATACGCAGAGGTACCCCGCAGTCAATGCAGGATATAAGCGGATAATCAAGCCTGAATGCATTCTCCTTTACCTCATTAAGACATGCTTCACAGGGTGCAAAGAATTTCATCAGAGAGTTTTCTCTCTTGTAAGGATAGTGTGTAACAAACGGATGCTGTGAACCACAGGCATTACAGGAGGTGAACGGATAGTAGTACCTTCTGCTGCTTACATCGAACATCTCCTTTTGGCAGGTTGGACAGGGAGCGATGTTCAATGGCAGGTTCTCGTCGGCGTAGTGGCTCTGCTGCGGCTTCTCTTCGGAGAAGTAGTGTTTACTCTTACCTAAGAAAAGAGAAGCCGGAAGTACTTCTTCAAGTCCAAGCAGAAAGCTCTCAAGATCTTTCTCATCACGATCTATTGCCAATATGATCTTCTGTCCGTCCTGTATCACATCCGCATCAATTCCGATACGTTTTGCATGGGCTTTCATCAAGTCGGCAACATAGGTTTTTGAAGAATTAAAGTCAAGTTCAAAGACAAAATACATACTGATCCTAAAAAATAATTTTTTATATTTACTTTACAGCCAGCTACAGGACGTATATAAAAGATAAGGAGGTATATATACTGGGTAAAAAATAATTTTATTCCTGCTCTGGCTGAAAACTAAATATCAGACAGCATAATCAAAGGTCTGTTTTGGATTGGCATAGGCTTCTATGATCTCCTCAAAACTTACTTTATCTGCTTTTTCTTTAAGAGTAACTCCCGATTTCTCCAGCTCTTTGATTGTTACATCAACAAGCTTTGGCATATGAGCGAGAACAGTCTCTGTCAATCCGTTTCGTACATCGATAATATCTTCGGGTACCATAGTGATCAACTGAACATCTCCCATATCTTCATGAAAAGAGCATATCTCTATCATCATCGTGATCTCAACCTCATTGGCGGTTTTGCATATAGGACTTTTGTTAATAATATCCTGAGCACTTTCAATAGTGATCGTTCCTACTTCACCCTCATTGGAACCTACACCAACCACAATAATCTTGTCATACTCCTGGTAATAGGTCATAAGACCAAAACCAAGAGTACCACCTTCAAGCACCAGAAGATTATCCGGTACCTGATAGTTCTCCTCGATATATTTCACCAAATAGGCCCCCAGGCCTTCATCGTGGAACATAATGTTCCCTATACCGATAAGTGCTATTTTTTCATACTTCAATTTATTTCCTTCTACTGACAAAGAGGTTACTTCTCTGTATTAACCTCTTTGTTGCCGTCTTCTCCAACCTTCATAAATTTACTTCCTCCAACAACAATGGCGATATCACCTTCCTGCCAGAAGATCGTTCTCCACACCTGGTAATAGATATGGAAAACAACCCAGAGGACAATAAACCACATAGAATAGTGATGTACGATACGTACATCCATGATCGATGCAGTAGGTCCTCCACCAAGAATCCAGCCGCTTACAGGTATTGTCCAGTCAGTAACCAGGTGAAGCATCCATGGCC
Coding sequences within it:
- a CDS encoding hydrogenase maturation protease; the encoded protein is MKYEKIALIGIGNIMFHDEGLGAYLVKYIEENYQVPDNLLVLEGGTLGFGLMTYYQEYDKIIVVGVGSNEGEVGTITIESAQDIINKSPICKTANEVEITMMIEICSFHEDMGDVQLITMVPEDIIDVRNGLTETVLAHMPKLVDVTIKELEKSGVTLKEKADKVSFEEIIEAYANPKQTFDYAV